One window from the genome of uncultured Fibrobacter sp. encodes:
- a CDS encoding polysaccharide lyase, producing the protein MKRYICTTLFAAAATFAQSAQGASDTVSFVDFENREVGVYGNAEAKEDFKRNDYDKSWWYAMDKNNGENSKIVYDGEEHGNVLQLKYPKGCVGPSDNDTPACAAQIIQPLVKTADTMWSAYDIFFEDGFEFQLGGKLPGLCGGKCYTGNALPETGDGWSARIMWRKDGNAVQLIYFMGQSSEYGDDFKWDLNGTITQKQFTTGTWHRIVNKVSMNTITAPGNGDKNGRVQAWLDGEPVLDVDTLRLRDYDTVKVDKFYLSTFHGGSSAEWAPTHDCFIRFDNFTVSTDSIAVTASAADTSETCGGENCGQGTDRIWTQQQDHFMQWQYRAGITPARTAPAKMFRINGSRLGEKKANYEVKVGR; encoded by the coding sequence ATGAAACGATATATATGCACCACCCTGTTTGCCGCTGCGGCCACCTTCGCACAATCCGCGCAAGGGGCCAGCGACACCGTCTCGTTTGTCGACTTCGAAAACCGCGAAGTCGGCGTGTACGGCAATGCAGAAGCAAAAGAAGACTTCAAGCGCAACGACTACGACAAAAGTTGGTGGTACGCCATGGACAAGAACAATGGCGAAAATTCCAAAATCGTGTACGACGGCGAAGAACACGGCAACGTACTGCAACTCAAGTACCCCAAAGGCTGCGTGGGCCCGAGTGACAACGACACCCCTGCCTGCGCCGCGCAAATCATCCAGCCGCTCGTGAAAACCGCCGATACCATGTGGAGCGCCTACGACATATTCTTCGAAGACGGATTTGAATTCCAGCTGGGCGGCAAACTCCCCGGCCTATGCGGCGGAAAGTGCTACACCGGCAACGCCCTCCCCGAAACCGGCGACGGCTGGAGCGCACGCATCATGTGGCGCAAAGACGGCAACGCCGTGCAGCTCATCTATTTCATGGGGCAAAGCTCCGAATACGGCGACGATTTCAAGTGGGACCTGAACGGCACCATCACGCAAAAGCAGTTCACCACCGGCACGTGGCACCGCATTGTGAACAAGGTAAGCATGAATACCATAACCGCGCCCGGCAACGGCGACAAGAACGGCCGCGTGCAGGCATGGCTCGACGGCGAACCCGTACTCGACGTAGACACGCTCAGGCTCCGCGACTACGACACCGTGAAAGTCGACAAGTTCTACCTCTCCACCTTCCACGGCGGAAGCAGCGCCGAATGGGCCCCCACCCACGACTGCTTTATACGATTCGACAACTTCACCGTTTCGACGGACTCAATTGCTGTTACAGCAAGCGCTGCCGACACCAGCGAGACCTGCGGAGGCGAAAACTGCGGCCAAGGCACGGACCGCATCTGGACGCAACAGCAGGACCACTTTATGCAATGGCAATACCGCGCGGGAATAACGCCGGCAAGAACAGCACCCGCCAAAATGTTCCGCATCAACGGAAGCCGCCTCGGCGAGAAGAAAGCGAATTACGAAGTGAAGGTGGGAAGATAG
- a CDS encoding virulence RhuM family protein, translated as MSNELAKQISYILYSSPEEDVKVMALVKDETIWLTQKAMSELFDCSADNIGLHLKNVYESGELEKNRTTEEISVVQKEGSRSVKRNVSFYNLDAIISVGYRVNSAKATKFRIWATGILKEYIKKGFVLDDERLKQGKAVFGKDYFKELLERVRSIRASERRIWQQITDIFAECSIDYSKDSEITKKFFATVQNKFHYAITGQTAAEIVYERADHKKDHMGLTTWKNSPNGRVLKSDVNIAKNYLSEKQIRQLERAVSGYFDYIEDLIEREIPFNMQQFAASVNEFLEFRKYDILDGNGKISRDQADEKAFGEYDIFNRTQKIDSDFDKMVRNIKKN; from the coding sequence ATGTCAAACGAATTGGCCAAACAAATATCATATATTCTTTATAGCAGTCCAGAAGAAGATGTCAAGGTCATGGCTTTGGTCAAGGACGAAACCATTTGGCTGACGCAAAAGGCGATGAGCGAGCTGTTTGATTGCTCTGCTGATAACATTGGATTGCATTTGAAAAATGTTTATGAAAGCGGAGAGTTGGAAAAAAATCGAACTACCGAGGAAATCTCGGTAGTTCAAAAAGAGGGTTCTCGTTCTGTAAAGCGCAATGTATCCTTCTACAATCTCGATGCGATCATTTCTGTGGGCTACCGCGTAAATTCTGCAAAAGCGACGAAATTCCGCATTTGGGCAACGGGAATCCTGAAGGAATACATAAAAAAAGGCTTTGTTCTGGATGACGAACGGCTTAAGCAAGGCAAGGCGGTTTTTGGTAAGGACTATTTCAAGGAACTTTTGGAAAGGGTTCGCTCTATCCGTGCGAGCGAACGTCGCATTTGGCAGCAGATAACGGATATTTTTGCGGAATGCTCTATAGATTACAGTAAGGATTCCGAAATAACGAAAAAGTTTTTTGCTACCGTCCAGAACAAGTTCCATTACGCAATTACGGGCCAGACTGCGGCAGAAATTGTGTATGAACGAGCTGACCATAAAAAAGACCATATGGGCTTGACTACCTGGAAAAATTCGCCGAATGGTCGTGTGCTGAAAAGCGATGTGAATATTGCCAAGAATTATCTGTCGGAAAAGCAGATTCGCCAGCTAGAGCGGGCGGTGAGCGGCTACTTTGACTATATCGAAGACTTGATTGAACGCGAAATTCCATTCAACATGCAGCAGTTTGCTGCCAGCGTGAATGAGTTCCTTGAATTCAGAAAATACGACATTCTCGATGGCAACGGGAAGATCAGTAGGGACCAGGCGGATGAAAAGGCTTTTGGTGAATACGATATTTTCAATCGTACGCAAAAGATTGATTCCGATTTCGACAAGATGGTGCGGAATATAAAGAAGAATTAA
- a CDS encoding nuclease-related domain-containing protein, with product MITILFILAAIVFCMWFFQNQIVGHIGENYTANNIKSVSKGIIFKDVYVDGSHGVQQIDIIAVTEKGVLIVEKKTYIGLIVGSAYDKQWTVIVNWGKKKFSMKNPHHQNYGHIQALCEKFPKLKDKFIDLVIFGNNAKMGDRIPEGTIRDKDFERYYKSLPARLNPTEIEAIARDIASLNADRARLKAMHKEKIKGMKRG from the coding sequence ATGATAACGATTCTCTTCATTTTAGCTGCGATTGTCTTTTGCATGTGGTTCTTCCAGAACCAGATTGTCGGGCATATCGGCGAGAACTATACGGCAAACAACATCAAGTCCGTAAGCAAGGGGATTATCTTTAAAGACGTCTATGTGGACGGGAGTCACGGGGTTCAGCAAATCGACATCATCGCCGTAACCGAGAAGGGCGTCCTCATCGTAGAAAAGAAAACGTACATCGGGCTGATTGTCGGCAGCGCCTACGACAAGCAATGGACAGTAATCGTGAACTGGGGAAAAAAGAAGTTCTCGATGAAAAATCCTCACCACCAGAACTACGGGCACATCCAGGCGTTGTGCGAAAAGTTCCCGAAACTGAAGGACAAGTTCATCGACCTCGTGATTTTCGGGAACAACGCAAAGATGGGCGACAGAATCCCCGAAGGGACCATCCGCGACAAGGATTTTGAGAGGTACTACAAGAGCTTGCCTGCAAGACTAAACCCGACCGAAATAGAAGCGATTGCACGGGATATTGCTTCGCTCAACGCAGACCGAGCAAGGCTAAAGGCGATGCACAAGGAAAAGATTAAGGGGATGAAGAGGGGGTAA
- a CDS encoding ATP-binding protein, which translates to MKKKNIINLIRYYAEKNDPAFREEAYEIARDFDASGDFQLSEYIMALMSSANAFVPQMHEDQMTFFKKMSPSQESLPLPTSIEKDILGIINAIQRNMGINKFLFQGAPGTGKTESVRQIARILERDLFCVDFDTIIDSKLGQTQKNIAALFDELNHFAHPEKILVLFDEIDAIALDRTNSQDLREMGRATSAILKGFDNLNEQITIIATTNLFKHFDKALSRRFDSIVDFNRYTQDDLQEIAESILNNFLTKFKIAGRNTRLFFKIISKNGSLPNPGELKNIIKTAVAFSDASIECDYLRRLYEKFIGHIPSDLQQLQEQGFTVREIEILSGVSKSQVARALQGDK; encoded by the coding sequence ATGAAAAAGAAGAATATTATCAATCTGATTCGCTATTACGCCGAAAAAAACGATCCCGCTTTCCGCGAGGAGGCATACGAAATTGCCCGGGATTTTGATGCTAGCGGCGATTTCCAGCTTTCAGAATACATCATGGCCCTTATGTCGAGCGCGAACGCCTTTGTGCCACAGATGCACGAAGACCAGATGACCTTTTTCAAGAAAATGAGCCCTTCTCAAGAATCGCTCCCACTCCCCACTTCCATCGAAAAAGACATTCTCGGAATCATCAACGCCATCCAGCGGAACATGGGCATCAACAAATTCCTGTTCCAGGGAGCCCCCGGAACGGGCAAGACCGAATCTGTCCGGCAAATCGCTCGCATCTTGGAACGCGACCTGTTCTGCGTGGATTTCGACACCATCATCGACAGCAAACTCGGCCAGACGCAAAAGAACATCGCCGCACTTTTCGACGAGCTGAACCACTTTGCACACCCAGAAAAAATCCTCGTGCTGTTTGACGAAATTGACGCCATCGCACTTGACAGAACCAATTCGCAAGACCTTCGCGAAATGGGCCGCGCCACATCGGCAATCCTCAAAGGCTTCGACAACCTCAACGAGCAAATCACCATCATTGCAACGACAAACCTTTTCAAGCATTTTGACAAGGCGCTCTCCCGCCGTTTCGATTCCATTGTTGATTTCAACCGATACACGCAAGACGACCTGCAAGAAATTGCAGAATCCATTTTGAATAATTTCCTGACCAAGTTCAAGATAGCAGGACGCAACACAAGATTGTTCTTTAAAATCATCAGCAAAAACGGAAGTCTCCCCAATCCCGGCGAACTCAAAAACATCATCAAGACTGCTGTCGCATTCAGCGATGCAAGTATCGAATGCGATTACCTTAGACGCCTGTACGAAAAATTCATTGGGCACATTCCTAGCGACCTGCAACAATTGCAAGAACAAGGCTTCACCGTCCGCGAAATTGAAATACTTTCCGGTGTATCCAAAAGTCAGGTCGCCAGAGCTCTACAAGGAGATAAATAA